GCGGCAGCGTCTCCAGGCAGAACACCACGATGGACACCAGGATGACCAGCACGGACAGCAGCGCCACCACCCTGGCGGCCGGCGAGCTCTCGGGGTGCTCGCACAGCAGCCACGCCCTCCTCCGCAGGCCCCCGCGCGGCAGCGCCGGCGGCTCCTCCACCGAGAACCCTTCGGCCTCGCGCAGCCGCTCCTCGGCCTCGTCGCCCAGCTGGTAGAACCTCATCTCCTCCAGGAACACGTCCAGCGGCACGTCCGGCGGCCTCCGCAGCCGCCCCCCGCTCTGGTAGTAGTAGAGCACGGCCCCGAAGGCGCCGCGGTGGCGGTCGAAGAAGTACTCGCGGCGCTGGGGGTCGAAGAAGCGGCGCCGGCGCCGGGGGTCGCCCAGCAGCGTGTCCGGGAAGCGCCGCAGCGTCCGCACCAGCGTCTCGAAGCGCCGGCCGGCCACGTTGATGGCCACGCGCTCGCAGCAGCCCAGCGGCTCCGCCATGCCCGCCGCGACGCCCCCCGAGCGCCGGGGCACGGCCGGGGCCGAGGGCACCGAGGGCAGcctggggggcggggggggacGCCGGCGCTGGGGGGATGcagggttggggggggggggggcaaatggggctgggggtttTAGGAGTTGTGGATGGTGCCTGCAAGTtgaggagaccccaaaactctTGGAGGTCCCAATGGGATGCTAAAGATTTGGGggaatctttaaaatatttggggttCAATGGGATGCTAAAGATTTGGGGGAACCCTAAAATATTGGGGGTTCTACGACGTTGGAGGAACCTCAAGGTCCTTCAAAGTTGGGGGTGGGTcaaatgggtctgggggtttTAGGAGTTGTGGATGGTGCCTGCAAGTTGAGAAGACCCAAAACTCTTGGAGGTCCCAATGGGATGCTAAAGATTTGGGggaatctttaaaatatttggggttCTATGACGTTGGAGGAACCTCAAGGTTCTTCAGAGTTGGGGGTGGGTcaaatgggtctgggggtttTAGGAGTTGTGGATGGTGCCTGCAAGTtgaggagaccccaaaactctTGGAGGTCCCAATGGGATGCTAAAGATTTGGGggaatctttaaaatatttggggttCTACAACGTTGGAGGAACCTCAAGGTCCTTCAGAGTTGGGGGTGAACCaaaaggttttggggtttttaagaCTTTTGGATGGTGCCTACAAGTtgaggagaccccaaaactctTGGAGGTCCCAATGGGACCCTAAAAATTGGGGGAATCCTAAAATATTGGGGTTCTATGACGTTGGAGGAACCTCAAGGTTCTTCTGGGTTGGGGGTGGGTcaaatgggtctgggggtttTAGGAGTTGTGGATGGTGTCTACAAATtgaggagaccccaaaactctTGGAGGTCCCAATGGGATGCTAAAGATTTGGGggaatctttaaaatatttggggttCTACAACGTTGGAGGAACCTCAAGGTCCTTCAGAGTTGGGGGTGGGTCagaaggttttgggggttttaagaCTTTTGGAGGGTCCTTACAAGctcaggggaccccaaaactctTGGAGGTCCAAGGGGATGCTAAAGATTTGGGggaatctttaaaatatttggggttCTACAACGTTGGAGGAACCTCAAGGTTCTTCACAGTTGGGGGTGAACCaaaaggttttggggtttttaagaCTTTTGGATGGTGCCTGCAAGTtgaggagaccccaaaactctTGGAGGTCCCAATGGGATGCTAAAGATTTGGGGGAACCCCTAAAATATTGGGGGTTCCAAGGGGATGCTAAAGATTTGGGggaatctttaaaatatttggggttCTACAACGTTGGAGGAACCTCAAAGTTCTTCACAGTTGGGGGTGAACCaaaagattttggggtttttaagaCTTTTGGAGGGTCCTTACAAGTtgaggagaccccaaaactctTGGATTTTTGATTTGGGGAACTCCTGAAATATTTGGAGTCTACAACGTTGGAGGAACCTCAAGGTTCTTCAGGGTTGGGGGCAGACCaaaaggttttggggtttttaagaCTTTTGGATGGTGCCTACAAGTTCAGGAGACCCCAAAAGTCTTGGAGGTCCCAATGGAACCCTAAAGATTTGGGGAACCCTAAAATATTGGGGGTCTACAACGTTGGAGGAACCTCAAGGTTCTTcagggttggggacaccccaaaaagttttggggtttttaagaCTTTTGGAAGGTCCTACAAGTTCAGGGGACCCAAAACTTTTTAAGGATTGATTTGGGGAATCCTAAATAGGTCTACAAGCTGGAGGAACCTCAAGGTTCTTCAGAGGGGACACCcaaaggttttgggtttttaagaCTTTTGAATCTTACAATAGGGACCCCAAAACTTGGATTTTGATTTGGGGAAACTCCTAAAATATTTGGAGTCTACAACGTTGGAGGAACCTCAAGGTTCTTcagggttggggacaccccaaaaagttttggggtttttaagaCTTTTAGAGATTCTCTACAAATTgagggagaccccaaaactctTGGAGGTCCCAATGGGACCCTAAAAATTGGGGGAATCCTAAAATATTGGGGGTCTAAAACGTGGGTTTTGTGGAGGACCAcaaaattttgggggtcccacagTGGTTCTACAACGTTGGAGGAACCTCAAGGTTCTTCAGagttggggacaccccaaaaagttttggggtttttaagaCTTTTGATGGTCCCTACAAGttgaggggaccccaaaactctTGGGGGTCCCTAAAAATTTGGGGAACCCTCAAACGTCTTGAGGAACCCTCAAGAACCTTGAAGGTGAAACTACAGAGGAACCTCAAGGTCCTTcagctttggggacaccccaaaaactcttgaggaaccccaaaattaTTGGGGGTCCAATGGGAAACCCTAAAAATTTAGGGAACCCTAAAATATTTGGGTTCTGCAACGTTGGaggaccccaaaattttgggggtccAACCACGGTTCTACAACGTTGGAGGAACCTCAAGGTTCTTCAGAGCTGGGGACAACTTTGGGGAgtttttggtgtccccaaaaatttggggaacccctgaatttttggggttcaagAAGACCCAAGGAGTGGGGGGGGATCCCTTAAATTTTGAGGAATCTCAAGGTTGGgtccccccaaaaatttgggggtcTGAGAAGACCCtaaaaattttgggggtccccccaAATTTTCGGGAGTAACAgaattggggttttgggggtcctaCAGATTTTGGGGAGCCCctaaatttttgggggggggtctcagggtgACCCCAAAgattttggggaccccaaacctgtccctggtgtccccaagccaCCCGACCGCTGTCACCGAGTGTCCCCCAACCCTGaccccaaattgtccccaaacccccactcTGTGTCACCcgtggtgtccccaaggtgtcaccaggggggtccccaaagtgtcaccaAAGGGGTCCCCAAATTGTCACcaggggggtccccaaattGTCACCAGGGGGGTCCTCAAGATGTCACCAAGGGgtccccaaagtgtcaccaGGGGGGTCCTCAAGGTGTCACCAAAGGGGTCCCCAAATTGTCAACAAAGGGGTCCTCAAATTGTCACCAAAGGGGTCCCCAAATTGTCACcaggggggtccccaaattGTCACCAAAGGggtccccaaggtgtcaccaAAGAGGTCCCCAAATTGTCACCAAAGGGgtccccaaagtgtcaccaAGGGGGTCCCCAAATTGTCACCAGGGGGGTCCTCAAGGTGTCACCAAAGGGgtccccaaagtgtcaccaggggggtccccaaaccccggccctgctgtccccaggtgtccccaccctgtccccaggtgtcccctgccacccgggggggggtccccaaatcctcctgacccctgtcctgggggtgtccctgctgtTTTGGGGATGTCTCCCCCTTGTCACCAAGTGTCACCAGGTGTCCCTTCTGTCCCAGGGGTGtctctgctgtcccccaggggtgtctctgctgtccccaagggtgtctGCCCCCCCCCACCCGTTGTCacccggtgtccccaggtgtccccactgtccctgggggtgttcccaggggtgtccctgctgtcccaagGGGTGTCACCGAGTGTCCCTTTGTCACCAAGTGTCCTCCCCTTGTCACCAAGTGTCACCAGGTGTCACCagatgtccccaacccccccttgtcacccagtgtcaccaaGGGTCCCCCCCCCCTTGTCaccccaggggtgtccccaaccccttcGCGTCCCCCCCCCACGCCGTCCCCGCGTGTCCCCAccgggtgtccccaggtgtccccccccggccctgcccgtgTCACCGAGGTGTCCCCACCGAGGTGTCCCCACcgaggtgtcccaggtgtcccccccggccctgcccgtgTCAccgaggtgtccccaggtgtcccccccggccctgcccgtgTCACCGAGGTGTCCCCaccggggtgtccccaggtgtcccccccggccctgcccgtgTCACCGAGGTGTCCCCCGGGGTGTCCCCAccgggctgtccccaggtgtcccccccggccctgcccgtgTCACCGAGGTGTCCCCACCGGGGTGTCCCCGGGGTgtccccgcgccgccgccgccgctgtcGCCGCCGCTGTCCCGTAAACAGGAGGGTGACAGCGGTGACAGCGGCGCGGTGGCCCCAGGGCGGTGTCGGGTTCCCCCCCGCGCTAAAAATAacggggggggggcggggggggggtgACCGGACAGCCGGGTGCTGCCCCCCCCCATGCTGGGGTCACCGAGTGTCCccaaattggggggggggggtgaccGGACAGCCGGGTgctgcccccccccccatcccacGGGGTCACCGAGTGTCCccaaattgggggggggggtgaccGGAATGGACACCGAGTGTCCCCAAATTGGGGGGGTGACACTCGGGTCACCGATTGTCCCCAAGGGGGAGTGACAGGATCGCACACCCGGGTCCTCCCCCCCCACACCCACGGGGTCACCGAGTGTCCccaaattgggggggggggataTCCCGGGGTCACTGAATGTCCccaaattggggggggggggggtcccggggtcACCGATTGTCCCCAAGGAgggcgggggcgcggggggggggggtgacCGGACCAGACCCTCCCGACGGGGTCACCGAATGTCCCCAAATTGGGGGGGGTGACCGGAATGGACACCGGGGTCACCGAGTGTCCccaaattgggggggggggacactCCTGGGGGGAGTGACCGGACTGGACACCAGGGTCCTCCCCCCGCCCACCACCACCCACCGAGTCATCGATTGTCCCCAAATTGGgaggggacacccctgggggAGGTGACAGGACCGGACACCGGGGTCCTCCCCCCTCTCTGGGGTCATCGATTGTCCCCAAATTGGgaggggacacccctgggggGGGGTGACAGGACCGGACACCGGGGTCCTCCCCCCCACTGGAGTcaccaaatgtccccaaggagGGGAATGGCTGTGTCACCCCTCCCCCATAGCAGAAACCCCCTAATGGGGGGAGAAAGGAAGGGGTGGTGCCCCCCCCCGTTACCATGGCAACGGGACAAAGGTGACACCCAGTTACCTCTGGGGGGGGGGAAGTCACCTCTGTTGCCATGACAATGACACGAGGttccccctcacccctccaccccccaaaattccaggttGTAACCCTGTTACCATGGCAACGACCCGTTGCTGTGAGGGCGGGAGGGGGCACGCACACACAGAGGATGTCccggttgccatggaaaccccGGAGGCCCCGCCCCCGTTGCTATAGGGCGTGACCACCCTGTTGCTGTGGCCAAACCACGCCCCTAACTGCCCAACAAGCCACGCCCCCACCAGCATTAACACCGCCTCAAGCCACGCCCCCTTTAAGCCCCGCCCACATCCTCTCCTCAACCGTtaccggcccctcccccgccttTCCGCCGCCGCCACTTCCGGTTTCTCCTTCACTTCCGCTGGCGCCGCGGCGGCCGCGCATGCGCAGGGGGAGGCGCGCGCGGAGCGGCCGGGCCGGAGGGAGCGCGGGGTCCGtgagggcggcggggccgggccgggccctgAGGGGAACCGGGGGGTTCTGAGGGGAACCGAGGGGGGAACGGGGCGGGGAGGGAACGGGGAGAGGCCCGGAGGGGCGGGGGTGGcgtgggggggattggggtgggTGTGTGAGGGTGAGGGGGGGGCGCTGCCGTGAGGGGCGGGGGGGTGAGGGCGGCTatggggggtgggggaggggctttggggggattttgggggtctcggCGTGGTTATGGGACTTGGGGGAGGGGATtcgaggggatttggggggattttgggagtcTCGAGGTGATTCTGGGGGTCTGAGGATGTCCGGAGGGGATTCTGGGGGGTCTGGGTGTTGCTGGTGTGGGGTTAGAGAGACCTAGGGAGGTCTTGGGGGGTCTCAGGTGGAGTTttgtgggtctgggggtgtccggatgggattttgggggtctgagGGCGGTTATGGGGGGTGAGGAAGGGGtcttgaggggattttgggggtctgagGGCTGGTTCTGGGGGTCTGAGGGTGGCTGGTGTGGGGAAAGAGTGGCCTAGGGAAGTTTTAGGAGGTCCcaggtggggttttgggggtctgggggtgtccaggctgggattttgggggtctgggggtgtccagGCTGGGGTTATTGGGGTctggaggggattttgggggctctGAGGGTGGCTGGTGTGGGGTTAGGTGGGCCCAggatgattttggggggtcccagttgggattttgggggtctgggggtgtccagggtgaggttttgggggtcaGGAGGAGGTTTTGAGGGTCTGGGGGTGGCtgctgggggattttgggggcccAGGAAAgttttgggatgaatttttggggttccgGTGTGGGATGAAGTGCCTCCAACAAGggcagaattttgggatttttgggtattttaggACAATCCTGGGTGGGTTCAGGGGgtcctgacccattctgtgcccccccagagcccctcaggaTGACGCAGTTCCTGCCCCCCAACCTTTTGGCCCTTTTTGCCCCCCGGGACCCCATCCCTTACCTGCCCCCCCTGGAGAAGCTGCCCCACGAGAAGCACCACAACCAACCCTACAGCGGCATCGCGCCCTACATCCGCGAGTTCGAGGTACCCCGGGACCCCCAGAACCCCACCCCCGAcccacagaaccccaaaacctcaccccAGACCCTCAAAACCTCACCCCCGACCCACAGAACCctccccagaaccccaaaacctcaccccAGACCCACAGAACCCTCCCCAGACCCACAGAATCCCCCAAAACACCACCCCAGACCCACAGAATCCCCAAAACATCACCCCACACCgacagaaccccaaaacctcaccccCGACCCACAGAAACCTCCCCAGACCCACAGAACCCTCCCCAGACCCACAgaatcccccaaaacctcaccccagacccacagaaccccaaaacctcaccccAGACCCACAGAATCCCCCAAAACACCACCCCAGACCCACAGAACCCTCTCCAGACCCTCAAAACCtcaccccagacccccaaaaccccaccccagcccccccaaacccacccaaaatcccccacacccccaaaattccctccccagaactccccaaaaccaccctagaatcccccaggacccccaaaaccctccccagaaccccaaaactccaccccagaatcccccaaaacagccccagacCCCCACAattctcccccaaatcccccataaCCCCACCCTAGACTCTCCCCAGACCCCCTTAACCCTGCCCcaaccccccagacccccaaaaccctcccccagaccccaaaaccccaccccagatctccccaaaaccaccccagatCCCACAATTCTCCcctaaaacccccccccaaaaacccccataaCCCCACCCCAGACTCCCCACAGACCACCCTaaccctgccccaaaccccccaggacccccaaaaccctccctagacccccaaaataccccaaaaccccccccagccccccaaaaccccaccccagacccccccaaaatccaccccaaacccccacaatcctcccccaaatcccccataaCCCCACCCTAGActccccccagacccccataATCCTGCCCCagaccccctccccacccccaaaaccccccctggacccccccaaaacccgtcctggaccccccaaacccccaaaacctcatcCTTGAGCTCCCCAAAAACCACTCTGAACCACCACAattctcccccaaatcccccataaCCCACCCTAGActccccccagacccccataATCCTGCCCCagaccccctccccacccccaaaacccccctggacccccccaaccctctctgtgtccccccaggacccccgcGATGCCCCCCCGCCGACGCGCGCCGAGACGCGCGAGGAGCGCATGGAGCGCAAGGTACGtccagaaccccccaaaaatgggatcaaaccccccaaaaacggGGTCAAACCCCCCTAAAACGGggccaaacccccccaaaattgggTACAGACCCCTCCAGACCCCTTCCCCACcaggctgggtgtgctggggggggtccccaaaattgGCACCTCCCCCTAAATTTCAGCTCGTCCCCAATGCAGAATTTGGTTCGTCCCCCCTGGGTGTTAGGGGATCCTCATGGGTTGTGCTCCccttgctggggttttttggggtcccctctggattttggggggtctgtgggtttggggacCCCTTGAGCTCACCTCAacccccatttttgggtcattttccctcttttttatccccaaacAGCGGCGGGAGAAGATCGAGCgaaggcagcaggaggtggAATCTGAGCTCAAGCTCTGTAagtttgggggtcccatggGGCTGAGGGGGGTCCCATGGGGCTGAGGGGTCCCCTCTTTTCCTCTgacccccctttttcccctcttttcccccaGGGGACCCCCACAATGACCCCAACGC
The DNA window shown above is from Zonotrichia leucophrys gambelii isolate GWCS_2022_RI unplaced genomic scaffold, RI_Zleu_2.0 Scaffold_1404_11527, whole genome shotgun sequence and carries:
- the LOC135442147 gene encoding U1 small nuclear ribonucleoprotein 70 kDa-like, which encodes MTQFLPPNLLALFAPRDPIPYLPPLEKLPHEKHHNQPYSGIAPYIREFEDPRDAPPPTRAETREERMERKRREKIERRQQEVESELKLWDPHNDPNAQGDAFKTLFVARVNYDTTESKLRREFEVYGPIKRVSGEGSPPKNAPLDHPVL